The following are from one region of the Streptomyces fradiae genome:
- a CDS encoding phosphonatase-like hydrolase codes for MQDRQDMKNKQQMSLVVLDMAGTTVADGGLVEQAFDAAATRLGEDPATMIDYVRATMGESKISVFRHLFGGDEQRAQRANLAFEEAYGELVADGRIAPVPGAAEAIAQLKDQGRTVVLTTGFARVTQDAILDALGWADGLVDLTLCPADAGGRGRPYPDMVLAALLRTGAVDDVRQLVVAGDTSYDMLSGVRSGAGIVAGVLTGAHDEAALKEHGATRVLSSVAELPALIREYEGEYEEGEG; via the coding sequence ATGCAGGACAGGCAGGACATGAAGAACAAGCAGCAGATGAGCCTCGTCGTCCTCGACATGGCCGGGACCACCGTCGCCGACGGCGGCCTCGTCGAGCAGGCCTTCGACGCCGCCGCGACCCGCCTCGGCGAGGACCCGGCCACGATGATCGACTACGTCCGCGCCACCATGGGCGAGTCCAAGATCTCCGTCTTCCGCCACCTCTTCGGCGGCGACGAGCAGCGCGCGCAGCGGGCCAACCTCGCCTTCGAGGAGGCGTACGGAGAGCTGGTCGCCGACGGCCGGATCGCCCCGGTCCCCGGCGCCGCCGAGGCCATCGCCCAGCTGAAGGACCAGGGCCGGACCGTCGTCCTCACCACCGGCTTCGCCCGCGTCACCCAGGACGCCATCCTCGACGCCCTCGGCTGGGCGGACGGCCTGGTCGACCTCACCCTCTGCCCGGCCGACGCCGGCGGCCGCGGCCGCCCGTACCCCGACATGGTGCTCGCCGCCCTCCTCCGTACCGGCGCCGTCGACGACGTCCGGCAGCTCGTGGTCGCCGGCGACACCTCGTACGACATGCTCAGCGGCGTCCGCTCCGGCGCCGGCATCGTGGCCGGGGTCCTCACCGGAGCCCACGACGAGGCCGCGCTCAAGGAGCACGGCGCCACCCGCGTCCTGTCCTCCGTCGCCGAACTCCCCGCCCTGATACGGGAGTACGAGGGGGAGTACGAGGAGGGCGAGGGATGA
- a CDS encoding GntR family transcriptional regulator — MGNWPGAPIRSGIPEHGRIPKYYAVKAKVAELVDELGEGGLLPTERDLAVRYEVSRETVRQALRELLLEGRLRRQGRGTVVAGPKLEQPLSLASYTEGVRRQGRTPGRALISLDRFPCPAELAPQLGVAAGEPVWHMERVLLADDERVGLESTYVSEARAPRLDTEFDPDSSFYAYLHERLGVVFGDADERIETVLATPREALLIGTPPALPMLLIQRVSRDTDGRPLERVRTLYRGDRFSFTAHLGRQE; from the coding sequence ATGGGCAACTGGCCGGGCGCGCCCATCCGTTCCGGCATCCCGGAGCACGGCCGCATCCCGAAGTACTACGCGGTGAAGGCGAAGGTCGCCGAACTCGTCGACGAGCTGGGGGAGGGCGGGCTGCTGCCCACGGAGCGCGATCTCGCCGTGCGCTACGAGGTGTCGCGCGAGACCGTCCGGCAGGCCCTGCGCGAGCTGCTGCTCGAAGGGCGGCTGCGGCGGCAGGGCCGCGGCACCGTCGTCGCCGGGCCCAAGCTGGAGCAGCCGCTGTCGCTCGCGAGTTACACCGAGGGCGTGCGCCGCCAGGGCCGCACCCCGGGCCGTGCGCTCATCTCGCTCGACCGCTTCCCGTGCCCGGCGGAGCTGGCGCCCCAGCTCGGCGTGGCGGCCGGCGAGCCCGTGTGGCACATGGAGCGGGTGCTGCTCGCCGACGACGAGCGGGTCGGCCTGGAGAGCACGTACGTCTCCGAGGCCCGCGCCCCGCGCCTCGACACCGAGTTCGACCCCGACTCCTCCTTCTACGCCTATCTCCACGAACGGCTCGGCGTGGTCTTCGGCGACGCCGACGAGCGGATCGAGACGGTGCTCGCGACCCCGCGCGAGGCGCTGCTCATCGGCACCCCGCCCGCGCTGCCGATGCTGCTGATCCAGCGCGTGTCCCGGGACACCGACGGGCGTCCGCTCGAACGGGTCCGCACGCTCTACCGCGGCGACCGGTTCAGCTTCACCGCCCACCTGGGCCGCCAGGAATAG
- a CDS encoding TIGR03364 family FAD-dependent oxidoreductase: MKVIVVGAGVVGTMHAWQAVERGHEVVHIEREAEARGASLRNFGQIWVSGRAGGEELDTALRARELWEGIGARVPKLGFRAIGSLTPVRGALELAVAEAAVARDDAAARGYKLLTPEEARAVNPALRGAFDAALWCERDAAVEPRTAQLALREALLASGRYTFLPNREVREVIGADSNGHSSVRDDHGDTHTGDAVVLCTGAWLSGLVRELAGDDLPVRRVRLQMMQTDPLGEALTTSVADADSFRYYPAYASPALEELNSRQAQDPTAAAHKMQLLMVQRLDGGLTIGDTHEYEHPFAFDTVEEPYEHLTRVVESLLGRPLPRVRRRWAGVYAQCTDTTRVVHRQQVRDGVWLVTGPGGRGMTCSPAIAETTANELGW, translated from the coding sequence ATGAAGGTGATAGTCGTCGGAGCCGGCGTCGTGGGAACCATGCACGCCTGGCAGGCAGTAGAACGCGGCCACGAGGTCGTCCACATCGAGCGGGAGGCCGAGGCGCGCGGCGCCTCCCTCCGCAACTTCGGCCAGATCTGGGTCAGCGGGCGCGCGGGCGGGGAGGAGCTCGACACCGCCCTGCGCGCCCGCGAGCTCTGGGAGGGCATCGGCGCCCGCGTCCCCAAGCTCGGCTTCCGGGCGATCGGTTCGCTCACCCCCGTCCGCGGCGCGCTCGAACTCGCCGTCGCCGAGGCGGCCGTGGCCCGGGACGACGCCGCCGCCCGCGGCTACAAGCTGCTCACCCCCGAGGAGGCGCGGGCGGTCAACCCGGCGCTGCGCGGCGCCTTCGACGCCGCCCTCTGGTGCGAGCGGGACGCCGCCGTCGAGCCGCGCACCGCCCAACTCGCCCTGCGCGAGGCCCTGCTGGCCTCCGGCCGCTACACCTTCCTGCCGAACCGCGAGGTCCGGGAGGTGATCGGAGCCGACAGCAATGGGCACAGCTCCGTCCGCGACGACCACGGCGACACCCACACCGGCGACGCCGTCGTCCTGTGCACCGGCGCCTGGCTGTCCGGCCTGGTCCGCGAGCTGGCCGGCGATGATCTGCCGGTGCGCCGGGTCCGGCTCCAGATGATGCAGACCGACCCGCTCGGCGAGGCGCTCACCACCTCGGTCGCGGACGCCGACTCCTTCCGCTACTACCCGGCCTACGCCTCACCCGCTCTGGAGGAGCTCAACTCCCGCCAGGCGCAGGACCCGACGGCCGCCGCGCACAAGATGCAGCTGCTCATGGTGCAGCGCCTCGACGGCGGACTGACCATCGGCGACACCCACGAGTACGAGCACCCCTTCGCCTTCGACACCGTCGAGGAGCCCTACGAACACCTCACGCGCGTGGTCGAGTCCCTGCTCGGCCGCCCGCTGCCGCGCGTGCGCCGCCGCTGGGCCGGCGTGTACGCGCAGTGCACCGACACCACCCGGGTCGTCCACCGCCAACAGGTGCGCGACGGCGTGTGGCTGGTGACCGGACCCGGCGGCCGCGGCATGACCTGCTCGCCCGCCATCGCCGAGACCACCGCGAACGAACTGGGCTGGTGA
- a CDS encoding 2-aminoethylphosphonate ABC transporter substrate-binding protein yields the protein MRTTSTTPPYLKPLAAVTGGLVLAATLTACGGSSSAASDEKVVTVYSADGLKGEAGDGWYDKVFKDFEKQTGIKVEYVEGGSGEMVQRAAREKSNTQADVLVTLPPFIQQADSKGLLQAYTPQGADQVSGGDKADDGKWISVVNNFFGFVHNKKELTTPPTTWEQLLDAKYKNKLQYSTPGVAGDGTAVLIKAMHDFGGKEPAMEYLKKLQANNVGPSSSTSKLAPKVDKGEILVANGDVQMNFAQARSMPNLAIWFPAKEGGKPTTFALPYAAGLVNKAPHTENGKKLLDFMLSEQAQREVSSIGGGFSVRKDVKATDANAIELAKLMGGVEVFEPDWADIDKNLTAYVDGWKSATGS from the coding sequence ATGCGCACCACGTCCACCACGCCCCCGTACCTCAAGCCGCTCGCCGCCGTCACCGGCGGCCTCGTCCTCGCCGCGACCCTCACCGCCTGCGGCGGCTCCTCCTCCGCCGCGTCCGACGAGAAGGTCGTCACCGTCTACAGCGCCGACGGCCTCAAGGGCGAGGCGGGCGACGGCTGGTACGACAAGGTCTTCAAGGACTTCGAGAAGCAGACCGGCATCAAGGTCGAGTACGTCGAGGGCGGCTCCGGCGAGATGGTGCAGCGCGCCGCCCGCGAGAAGAGCAACACCCAGGCCGATGTCCTCGTCACCCTGCCGCCCTTCATCCAGCAGGCCGACTCCAAGGGCCTGCTCCAGGCCTACACCCCGCAGGGCGCCGACCAGGTCAGCGGCGGCGACAAGGCCGACGACGGCAAGTGGATCTCCGTCGTCAACAACTTCTTCGGCTTCGTCCACAACAAGAAGGAGCTGACGACCCCGCCGACCACCTGGGAGCAGCTGCTTGACGCGAAGTACAAGAACAAGCTGCAGTACTCCACCCCGGGCGTCGCGGGCGACGGCACCGCCGTCCTCATCAAGGCGATGCACGACTTCGGCGGCAAGGAGCCGGCGATGGAGTACCTGAAGAAGCTCCAGGCCAACAACGTCGGCCCGTCCTCCTCCACGTCCAAGCTCGCGCCCAAGGTCGACAAGGGCGAGATCCTGGTCGCCAACGGCGATGTGCAGATGAACTTCGCCCAGGCCAGGTCCATGCCGAACCTCGCCATCTGGTTCCCCGCGAAGGAGGGCGGCAAGCCGACCACCTTCGCCCTGCCGTACGCCGCGGGCCTGGTGAACAAGGCCCCGCACACCGAGAACGGCAAGAAGCTGCTCGACTTCATGCTGAGCGAGCAGGCCCAGCGCGAGGTCAGCTCCATCGGCGGCGGCTTCAGCGTCCGCAAGGACGTAAAGGCCACCGACGCCAACGCCATCGAGCTGGCGAAGCTGATGGGCGGCGTCGAGGTCTTCGAGCCGGACTGGGCCGACATCGACAAGAACCTGACGGCGTACGTCGACGGGTGGAAGTCCGCGACCGGAAGCTGA
- a CDS encoding ROK family protein — protein sequence MNRDKGSKGSGGGAGGGAGAGVGVGVNLPALRSHNAALVLDLLRTAGEGGVSRLELAERTGLTPQAVSKITARLRAEGLAAEAGRRASTGGKPATVLRLVPSAAYAIGLHLDRDELTAVLLDLAGERVAERRAPLDLGAGAETVLAVAGAEVAALLGVGAGAGYEGEGGKADLPVLGVGVAMPGPLDHRSGRPGRVTGFPEWDGFPLREELARRLGLPVALDKDTNAAALGLALRPGAPGSFAYVHLGTGLGAGLVLGGAVLRGGRTGAGELGHQTVQLDGPLCDCGGRGCLEVLCLAALARGDLPEAARVLGTGAANLVRLLDIDRVLLGGRAVLADPAVFAHGTRELLTALGLPATVEIATGTTTVADGAAQLILAPVFGKQDTTGPKDLKDLKDLNSLKIR from the coding sequence GTGAACAGGGACAAGGGGAGTAAGGGGAGCGGCGGCGGGGCGGGTGGCGGTGCCGGGGCTGGGGTAGGGGTCGGGGTCAATCTGCCGGCGCTGCGCAGCCACAACGCGGCACTCGTGCTCGACCTGCTGCGCACCGCCGGGGAGGGCGGCGTCAGCCGGCTGGAACTGGCCGAGCGCACCGGCCTCACCCCACAGGCCGTCAGCAAGATCACCGCTCGCCTGCGCGCGGAGGGCCTGGCGGCGGAGGCGGGCCGGCGCGCGTCCACGGGCGGCAAGCCGGCCACGGTGCTGCGGCTCGTACCCTCGGCGGCGTACGCGATCGGCCTCCACCTCGACCGCGACGAGCTGACGGCCGTCCTGCTGGACCTGGCGGGCGAACGGGTCGCGGAGCGCCGCGCGCCGCTGGACCTGGGGGCGGGCGCGGAGACGGTTCTCGCGGTGGCGGGGGCGGAGGTCGCGGCGCTGCTGGGGGTCGGGGCCGGGGCCGGGTACGAGGGCGAGGGCGGGAAGGCGGACCTCCCCGTCCTCGGGGTCGGCGTCGCCATGCCCGGCCCCCTGGACCACCGGAGCGGTCGGCCCGGGCGGGTCACCGGGTTTCCCGAGTGGGACGGGTTTCCGCTGCGGGAGGAGCTGGCGCGGCGGCTCGGTCTCCCGGTCGCGCTCGACAAGGACACCAACGCCGCCGCCCTCGGCCTCGCCCTGCGCCCCGGCGCGCCCGGCTCCTTCGCCTATGTGCACCTCGGTACGGGCCTGGGCGCGGGTCTCGTCCTCGGCGGGGCCGTGCTGCGCGGCGGCCGCACCGGGGCGGGGGAGCTGGGTCACCAGACGGTGCAGCTCGACGGGCCGCTCTGCGACTGCGGCGGGCGCGGCTGCCTGGAGGTCCTGTGCCTCGCGGCCCTCGCCCGCGGCGACCTGCCCGAGGCCGCGCGGGTGCTCGGCACCGGCGCCGCCAACCTGGTCCGGCTGCTCGACATCGACCGCGTGCTCCTCGGCGGGCGCGCCGTCCTCGCCGACCCGGCCGTCTTCGCCCACGGCACCCGCGAGCTGCTCACCGCCCTCGGCCTGCCCGCCACCGTCGAGATCGCGACCGGGACGACGACGGTCGCGGACGGAGCGGCCCAGCTGATCCTGGCGCCGGTCTTCGGGAAGCAGGACACCACCGGTCCGAAAGATCTCAAAGATCTCAAAGATCTGAACAGTCTGAAAATACGCTGA
- a CDS encoding HAD-IIA family hydrolase, translating into MAERKPIESWLTDMDGVLIHEGVPIPGADAFITKLRDTGKPFLVLTNNSIYTARDLHARLARMGLQVPVENIWTSALATAKFLDDQRPGGTAYVIGEAGLTTALHDIGYVLTDHDPDYVVLGETRTYSFEAMTKAVRLINAGARFICTNPDETGPSLEGPLPATGSVAALITKATGKEPYFAGKPNPLMMRTGLNAIGAHSETSAMIGDRMDTDILAGLEAGMQTFLVLTGLTTEAEVDRYPFRPSKIVKSIADLVERV; encoded by the coding sequence ATGGCAGAGCGCAAGCCGATCGAATCCTGGCTCACCGACATGGACGGCGTCCTCATCCACGAGGGCGTGCCGATCCCCGGAGCCGACGCGTTCATCACGAAGCTGCGCGACACCGGGAAGCCGTTCCTCGTCCTCACCAACAACTCCATCTACACCGCCCGCGATCTGCACGCCCGCCTCGCGCGCATGGGCCTCCAGGTCCCGGTCGAGAACATCTGGACCTCGGCGCTCGCCACCGCCAAGTTCCTCGACGACCAGCGCCCCGGCGGTACCGCGTACGTCATCGGCGAGGCCGGCCTCACCACCGCCCTGCACGACATCGGCTACGTCCTCACCGACCACGACCCGGACTACGTGGTGCTCGGCGAGACCCGTACGTACTCCTTCGAGGCCATGACCAAGGCCGTCCGCCTGATCAACGCCGGCGCCCGCTTCATCTGCACCAACCCCGACGAGACCGGCCCGTCCCTCGAAGGCCCGCTGCCCGCCACCGGCTCGGTCGCCGCGCTGATCACCAAGGCGACGGGCAAGGAGCCGTACTTCGCGGGCAAGCCCAACCCGCTGATGATGCGCACCGGCCTCAACGCGATCGGCGCGCACTCCGAGACCAGCGCGATGATCGGCGACCGGATGGACACCGACATCCTGGCCGGTCTGGAGGCGGGCATGCAGACCTTCCTGGTGCTGACCGGTCTGACGACGGAGGCCGAGGTCGACCGCTACCCGTTCCGGCCGTCGAAGATCGTGAAGTCGATCGCGGACCTCGTCGAGCGCGTCTGA
- a CDS encoding alkaline phosphatase family protein has translation MPTTGISRISRISRRTVLAAAGAGAAVAATGLATAPAAQAAATAAPTLPNGTSKDKVLFVGMDGLRHDRIDAAKAPNLKSLMANGTYGRSLLYASPMAGTLSGPGWSTISTGVWPDKHGVKDNTFTGRNYGTYPGFLARLNQVRPDLSLFAAVDWPELDTYGTVTAGADAKLVYNNDYAVNDALITDATEDILRNQNPDVLFVYFGETDEIGHAYGAASQKYLDAIDVQDAYLGRLLAAIKTRPAYATERWTVIVTTDHGHTDPGGHGGSSIEERRTFVLATGPGIAAGARPLDTRLVDVAATVFRQLGITPDPAWGLDGKPIQERTADPFDTLQSALAGRVDETGIPVGVLGFTHTAPSGWSVINNAMGAGGMTEWRGWSFATDEFWSRSQRDQWRELNVRSRGVFAVADSDEWADKSFSGTYDSTLVTPAYAVSGAARVTLDFTTLYRQEGAQTAQILASFNGGTPTVVKSYTADVLSKPQSVTVPVPAGASNVSFRFRYTGSNNWYWVIDGVNITTS, from the coding sequence ATGCCGACCACCGGCATCTCCCGCATTTCCCGCATATCCCGCCGCACCGTGCTCGCCGCCGCAGGCGCCGGCGCGGCCGTCGCCGCCACCGGCCTCGCGACCGCCCCAGCGGCCCAGGCCGCGGCCACGGCCGCCCCGACGCTGCCGAACGGCACCAGCAAGGACAAGGTGCTTTTCGTCGGCATGGACGGCCTGCGCCACGACCGCATCGACGCCGCCAAGGCCCCGAACCTCAAGTCCCTGATGGCGAACGGCACTTATGGCCGCTCCCTGCTCTACGCCAGCCCCATGGCCGGCACCCTCTCCGGCCCCGGCTGGTCCACCATCTCCACCGGCGTCTGGCCCGACAAGCACGGCGTGAAGGACAACACCTTCACCGGCCGCAACTACGGCACCTACCCCGGCTTCCTCGCCCGCCTGAACCAGGTGCGCCCGGACCTCTCCCTCTTTGCCGCCGTCGACTGGCCGGAACTCGACACCTACGGCACGGTCACCGCCGGCGCCGACGCCAAGCTGGTCTACAACAACGACTACGCGGTCAACGACGCGCTGATCACCGACGCGACCGAGGACATCCTCCGCAACCAGAACCCCGACGTCCTCTTCGTCTACTTCGGCGAGACCGACGAGATCGGCCACGCCTACGGCGCCGCGAGCCAGAAGTACCTCGACGCCATCGACGTCCAGGACGCCTACCTCGGCCGCCTGCTCGCCGCGATCAAGACCCGACCGGCGTACGCCACCGAGCGCTGGACCGTCATCGTCACCACCGACCACGGGCACACCGACCCCGGCGGCCACGGCGGCTCCAGCATCGAGGAGCGCCGCACCTTCGTCCTCGCCACCGGCCCCGGCATCGCCGCCGGCGCCCGCCCGCTCGACACCCGGCTCGTCGACGTCGCCGCCACCGTCTTCCGCCAGCTCGGCATCACCCCCGACCCGGCCTGGGGCCTCGACGGCAAGCCGATCCAGGAGCGGACCGCCGACCCCTTCGACACCCTCCAGTCCGCCCTCGCCGGCCGCGTCGACGAGACCGGCATCCCGGTCGGAGTCCTCGGCTTCACCCACACCGCGCCCAGCGGCTGGTCCGTCATCAACAACGCCATGGGCGCCGGCGGCATGACCGAGTGGCGCGGCTGGTCCTTCGCGACCGACGAGTTCTGGTCCCGCAGCCAGCGCGACCAGTGGCGCGAGCTGAACGTGCGCTCCCGGGGCGTGTTCGCCGTCGCCGACTCCGACGAGTGGGCCGACAAGTCCTTCTCCGGTACGTACGACTCCACCCTGGTCACCCCGGCGTACGCGGTCTCGGGCGCCGCCCGCGTCACCCTCGACTTCACCACCCTCTACCGTCAGGAGGGCGCCCAGACCGCCCAGATCCTCGCGAGCTTCAACGGCGGCACCCCGACGGTCGTGAAGTCCTACACCGCCGACGTACTCTCCAAGCCCCAGTCCGTCACGGTCCCGGTCCCCGCCGGCGCCTCGAACGTCAGCTTCCGCTTCCGCTACACCGGCTCCAACAACTGGTACTGGGTGATCGACGGGGTCAACATCACCACTTCCTGA
- a CDS encoding ABC transporter permease, whose protein sequence is MLVHSRTGRWAARALFAVLFVPLFALPLLVILAASFSTHWSGAFPSGPTTAHYTAAVRGESLQALTTSLVTALTASVLALTAGTWAALTAAALRKRGRRVLDALFVLPVAVPSVVVGLAVLVAFSQPPLLLNGTRWIVILAHTVLVTAFAYQSVSAAILRLDPMYEQAAASLGARPSYVLLRVRLPLLLPSLNAAAGLCFALSMGELSATMMLYPPDWLPLPVLVFTATDRGSLFTGSALAVLLMTATLLVLLAVSRIRTKASYR, encoded by the coding sequence GTGCTGGTGCATAGCCGTACGGGCAGGTGGGCGGCCCGGGCGCTGTTCGCGGTCCTCTTCGTGCCGCTCTTCGCCCTGCCCCTCCTCGTCATCCTCGCCGCCTCCTTCTCCACCCACTGGTCCGGCGCCTTCCCGTCCGGCCCGACCACCGCGCACTACACGGCGGCCGTCCGCGGCGAATCCCTCCAGGCGCTCACCACCAGCCTGGTCACCGCGCTCACCGCGAGCGTCCTCGCGCTCACCGCCGGCACCTGGGCGGCGCTCACCGCCGCCGCGCTGCGCAAGCGGGGCCGCCGGGTGCTCGACGCGCTGTTCGTGCTGCCGGTCGCCGTGCCCTCGGTCGTCGTCGGCCTCGCCGTCCTGGTCGCCTTCTCGCAGCCCCCGCTGCTCCTCAACGGCACCCGCTGGATCGTGATCCTCGCGCACACGGTTCTTGTCACGGCGTTCGCCTACCAGTCGGTCTCGGCCGCCATCCTGCGTCTGGACCCGATGTACGAGCAGGCGGCGGCCAGCCTGGGCGCCCGCCCCTCGTACGTCCTGCTCCGGGTGCGGCTGCCGCTGCTGCTCCCGTCGCTCAACGCGGCGGCCGGCCTCTGCTTCGCCCTTTCCATGGGCGAGTTGAGCGCCACGATGATGCTCTACCCGCCGGACTGGCTGCCGCTGCCCGTGCTCGTCTTCACGGCCACCGACCGCGGTTCGCTCTTCACGGGCTCGGCCCTCGCCGTGCTCCTCATGACGGCGACGCTCCTGGTCCTGCTCGCCGTCTCCCGTATCCGCACCAAAGCCTCGTATCGCTAG
- a CDS encoding ABC transporter ATP-binding protein: MSAPAPAAGGIRFDGVSVAYHGHTVLDSLDLTVEPGEVMALLGPSGSGKTTALRAVAGFVRPAAGRVFIGDRDVTALPPYQRGIGMVVQQYALFPHMRVDANVAFGLKAQRNPKVPKAEIPGRVAEALEMTGMAAYAQRYPRELSGGQQQRVAIARALAIRPNVLLLDEPLSALDARLRSGMLAELARLHRELPDVSILYVTHDQVEALTLADRIAVMDRARLQDCGTPQELYRRPRTEFTASFVGNANLLPVRVGEGGVVLDGDGVTLDVPVVDAVPGATATLCVRPHLVGLGPGPNALTGRIAEVQWRGATHRLYVEVGASGHRVKADVRELRETPALGDEITLHFAREDAVLLAAGVNDG; encoded by the coding sequence ATGAGCGCCCCCGCCCCCGCCGCCGGCGGCATCCGCTTCGACGGCGTCTCCGTCGCGTACCACGGCCACACCGTCCTCGACTCCCTCGACCTGACCGTCGAGCCCGGCGAGGTCATGGCCCTGCTCGGCCCCTCCGGCTCCGGCAAGACGACCGCCCTGCGCGCCGTCGCCGGGTTCGTCCGGCCGGCCGCCGGGCGGGTGTTCATCGGCGACCGCGACGTCACCGCGCTCCCGCCGTACCAGCGGGGCATCGGCATGGTCGTCCAGCAGTACGCCCTCTTCCCGCACATGCGGGTCGACGCCAACGTCGCCTTCGGTCTCAAGGCGCAGCGGAACCCCAAGGTCCCCAAGGCCGAGATCCCGGGGCGGGTCGCCGAGGCCCTGGAGATGACCGGCATGGCGGCCTACGCCCAGCGCTACCCGCGCGAGCTCTCCGGCGGCCAGCAGCAGCGCGTCGCCATCGCCCGGGCCCTCGCCATCCGCCCGAACGTCCTCCTCCTCGACGAGCCGCTGTCCGCGCTCGACGCCCGGCTGCGTTCCGGGATGCTCGCCGAACTCGCCCGGCTGCACCGCGAGTTGCCGGACGTCTCGATCCTGTACGTGACCCACGACCAGGTCGAGGCGCTCACCCTCGCCGACCGGATCGCCGTCATGGACCGGGCCCGGCTGCAGGACTGCGGCACCCCGCAGGAGCTGTACCGCAGGCCCCGCACCGAGTTCACCGCCTCCTTCGTCGGCAACGCGAATCTGCTGCCGGTGCGGGTCGGCGAGGGCGGGGTCGTTCTCGACGGGGACGGGGTCACGCTCGACGTTCCCGTCGTGGACGCGGTCCCCGGCGCGACCGCCACCCTCTGCGTCCGCCCCCACCTCGTCGGCCTCGGGCCCGGGCCCAACGCCCTGACCGGCCGCATCGCCGAGGTCCAGTGGCGCGGCGCCACCCACCGCCTGTACGTGGAGGTGGGCGCGTCCGGCCACCGGGTGAAGGCGGACGTACGGGAGCTGCGGGAGACCCCGGCGCTCGGCGACGAGATCACGCTGCACTTCGCCCGCGAGGACGCGGTGCTGCTGGCCGCAGGGGTGAACGATGGCTAG
- a CDS encoding 2-aminoethylphosphonate ABC transporter permease subunit: MEAQRAGGVVPTRPALRDDCPQPVDEAPRRTVPTWLWAAPPVLALAVVFLYPLALVVKESLAPGAYAQVFASASFRDALVTTVWLAAAATAGCLVLGFVLALVIAFVPFPGGKAVAKSIDVFLSFPSFLITLALLFLYGTVGMANGVWTDVTGAAEGPFQFLTTPWGVLLAEITYFTPFVMRPLLAAFSQLDTAQLEVASSLGARPLRIVRRVILPEALPALAAGGSLVLVMCLNEFGIVLFTGAKGVTTLPMLVYGKAILESDYAAACVVAVVNVLISVGLYALYGVVSRRAGA, encoded by the coding sequence GTGGAGGCGCAGCGCGCGGGTGGGGTTGTGCCCACCCGTCCCGCCCTGCGGGACGATTGCCCACAACCGGTCGACGAGGCCCCCCGGCGCACCGTCCCCACCTGGCTCTGGGCCGCCCCTCCGGTACTCGCCCTCGCCGTCGTCTTCCTCTACCCCCTCGCGCTCGTCGTCAAGGAGTCCCTCGCCCCCGGCGCGTACGCCCAGGTCTTCGCCTCCGCGTCCTTCCGCGACGCGCTCGTCACCACCGTGTGGCTGGCCGCGGCGGCCACCGCCGGCTGTCTCGTCCTCGGTTTCGTGCTCGCCCTCGTCATCGCCTTCGTGCCCTTTCCCGGCGGCAAGGCGGTCGCGAAGTCCATCGACGTCTTCCTCTCCTTCCCGTCCTTCCTGATCACGCTCGCCCTGCTGTTCCTGTACGGCACGGTCGGCATGGCCAACGGGGTGTGGACGGACGTCACGGGCGCCGCCGAGGGGCCGTTCCAGTTCCTGACCACGCCGTGGGGCGTGCTGCTCGCGGAGATCACGTACTTCACGCCGTTCGTGATGCGCCCGCTGCTCGCCGCCTTCTCCCAACTCGACACCGCCCAGCTGGAGGTGGCCTCCTCGCTCGGCGCCCGCCCGCTGCGGATCGTGCGCCGGGTGATCCTGCCCGAGGCGCTCCCGGCCCTCGCCGCCGGCGGCAGCCTCGTCCTCGTCATGTGCCTCAACGAGTTCGGCATCGTGCTCTTCACCGGCGCCAAGGGCGTCACGACGCTGCCGATGCTCGTGTACGGCAAGGCCATCCTCGAGTCCGACTACGCGGCGGCCTGCGTCGTCGCCGTCGTCAACGTCCTGATCTCCGTGGGCCTCTACGCCCTCTACGGGGTGGTGAGCCGTCGTGCTGGTGCATAG